Proteins from one Listeria innocua genomic window:
- a CDS encoding blue-light photoreceptor → MSAYPKFDVILKALNLSSVGVIITDPEQKNNPIIFVNTGFENITGYTKEEAIGSNCHFLQGDDTDKEEVAKIRHAINEKSTANVLLKNYRKNGTSFMNELTIEPIYDDNDHLYFVGIQKDVTTEHNYQLELEKSLWEIEKLSTPIVPIKENICVLPLIGSLTHDRFQHMSDYVSEYMDNGKEDYLIMDLSGLADFNEDAVMNLVKFHGFMKLTGVELIITGISPKFAMTLMRYQENLSSLTTYSTIKEALQFY, encoded by the coding sequence ATGAGCGCTTATCCAAAATTCGATGTTATTTTAAAAGCATTAAATTTGTCTAGTGTAGGAGTAATTATTACAGATCCTGAGCAAAAAAACAATCCGATTATTTTTGTGAACACAGGCTTTGAAAATATTACTGGCTATACTAAAGAAGAAGCTATTGGCTCTAATTGTCACTTTTTGCAAGGAGATGATACTGACAAAGAGGAAGTTGCGAAAATCCGTCATGCCATTAACGAAAAATCAACTGCGAATGTTCTACTAAAAAATTACAGGAAAAATGGCACTTCATTTATGAATGAGCTGACAATTGAACCGATTTATGATGATAATGACCATCTATATTTTGTCGGCATTCAAAAAGATGTGACGACCGAGCATAATTATCAACTGGAACTTGAAAAATCCTTATGGGAAATCGAAAAACTATCCACGCCAATTGTTCCCATTAAGGAAAATATTTGTGTGCTGCCGCTAATTGGTTCCTTGACCCACGACCGGTTTCAGCACATGTCCGATTATGTCAGCGAATATATGGATAATGGGAAAGAAGATTACTTAATTATGGATCTTTCTGGTCTTGCTGATTTTAATGAAGACGCTGTAATGAATCTTGTGAAGTTCCATGGCTTTATGAAGCTCACAGGTGTGGAACTAATTATTACGGGGATTTCACCTAAATTTGCGATGACTTTAATGCGCTACCAAGAAAATCTATCTAGTTTAACTACTTATAGCACAATCAAAGAAGCACTACAATTTTACTAA
- a CDS encoding iron-sulfur cluster biosynthesis family protein codes for MYITFTDSAINRLNALRSNLSGQLHLYYDTEGCSCENSGIFTLRLVAEKTPEDDIIDSNIGPVLIKRWTEIFLEDALTIDYNDTEKTLVLKSDGQYYNRNLLLVTDNDKVISCPIS; via the coding sequence ATGTATATAACATTTACAGATAGCGCCATAAATCGGCTAAATGCGCTTCGTTCAAATCTTTCCGGTCAGTTGCATTTATACTACGATACAGAAGGGTGTTCCTGTGAAAACAGTGGTATATTTACCCTTCGATTAGTAGCAGAGAAAACTCCTGAAGATGATATAATAGATTCAAATATCGGTCCTGTATTAATTAAGCGCTGGACGGAAATATTTCTAGAAGATGCGTTAACGATCGATTATAATGACACAGAAAAAACGCTGGTATTAAAAAGTGATGGACAGTATTATAATCGTAATTTGTTGCTTGTGACAGATAACGATAAAGTAATTAGTTGTCCAATTAGTTAA
- a CDS encoding GTP pyrophosphokinase codes for MEQPSVDELKHWRNVMLLHRFALEEVNTKLKILNEEFQFIHDYNPMEHLKSRVKSLESIGAKLEKKNVDITPENALKYVHDIAGIRITCSFVSDIFRIHEMLAGQSDITIKRVKDYVTNPKPNGYRSLHLLCEVPVFLTNRSEKMTVEIQIRTVAMDFWASLEHKIYYKYQQEAPEELVKELQDAARIITHLDEKMKNLNDQIDKYKNEKEK; via the coding sequence ATGGAACAACCATCAGTAGACGAACTAAAGCATTGGCGAAATGTTATGCTTCTTCACCGTTTTGCTCTAGAAGAAGTGAACACGAAACTTAAAATATTGAATGAAGAATTTCAATTTATTCACGACTATAATCCAATGGAACACTTGAAATCACGGGTCAAATCACTCGAAAGTATAGGGGCAAAACTGGAAAAGAAAAATGTGGATATTACACCAGAAAATGCACTTAAATATGTACACGATATTGCGGGAATTCGTATTACCTGTTCTTTTGTATCCGATATTTTTCGTATTCATGAAATGCTTGCCGGCCAAAGTGATATAACGATTAAACGAGTAAAAGATTATGTGACTAACCCAAAACCGAATGGCTACCGGAGTTTACATTTATTATGTGAAGTGCCAGTTTTCTTAACAAATCGTTCGGAAAAAATGACGGTGGAAATTCAAATTCGAACAGTTGCAATGGATTTTTGGGCAAGTTTAGAACATAAAATTTATTATAAATATCAACAAGAAGCGCCAGAAGAATTAGTAAAAGAATTACAAGACGCCGCAAGAATCATTACCCATTTAGATGAAAAAATGAAAAATTTAAATGATCAAATTGATAAATATAAGAATGAAAAAGAAAAGTAA
- a CDS encoding Na+/H+ antiporter: MEIFLYVLALLVAIFISNLLNRFVPFVSVPLIQIGLGVIIAIMPITFDLQLNPELFLVMFIAPLLFNDGRQTDKAALWGMRMPILVLALGLVFATVVVIGYFVHWMIPTVPLAAAFALAAALAPTDAVAVSSLSGRINLPKRIMNLLEGEALINDASGLVAFQFAIAAMVTGVFSLMDASISFFIIAIGGILVGLVLSWLKFRLLKWVRGLGMEDVTFHMLIQILTPFIIYLAAEKLHVSGILAVVAAGIMHSMEQKKMDPQLVKLNVVSQSTWSVIIFVLNGLVFLLLGTQLPAITEVVWNDSGSSNLQVIAYILSITAALILLRFLWVYISWSIGAKQRQKQNKKTQLPKFRPVVLTSLSGVRGAVTLASALAIPFFLDDGSLFPQRSLIIFIASGVILCTLVIATFILPLLAKSEEVTTEDERAEIATRIRILRNVIRELKEQTLPETKAATDEVIEDYRRRIYDLQQNNISNRGMDERERAKRLEIIQWERENTQKMTDEGRIVATDSYRYQHYLNMMEQAIKQRFRTKIKTAWMFLYRLIMLVIHPKKWRRITHKMKKGISKDSERFQAIRQLREENEILIISKLKEQLTKENADIIGPLITEHTIFLERVRKEHSPRGKRAKFEQKKREVQVVAFQLERDIIQNMFEKGGISRELARDLRQNLNMIETYLYDDFLE, from the coding sequence TTGGAGATATTTTTATATGTTTTAGCATTACTTGTAGCTATTTTTATTTCTAATTTGCTTAATCGGTTTGTTCCCTTTGTTTCGGTGCCGTTAATTCAAATCGGACTTGGTGTAATTATCGCTATTATGCCAATTACGTTTGATTTACAACTCAATCCAGAACTTTTTCTTGTAATGTTTATTGCACCCTTGCTATTTAATGATGGCAGACAGACGGATAAAGCGGCACTTTGGGGAATGCGGATGCCGATTTTAGTATTAGCGCTCGGGCTTGTGTTTGCGACGGTTGTTGTGATTGGTTATTTTGTCCACTGGATGATTCCAACCGTTCCACTTGCAGCAGCTTTTGCTCTTGCAGCGGCTCTTGCGCCAACTGATGCTGTAGCCGTTAGTTCACTTTCTGGGCGGATTAATTTGCCAAAACGGATTATGAATTTACTAGAAGGAGAAGCGCTAATTAATGATGCTTCAGGACTAGTTGCTTTCCAATTTGCGATTGCTGCGATGGTGACAGGCGTATTTAGTTTAATGGATGCGAGTATTAGCTTTTTTATTATCGCGATTGGTGGTATTTTAGTAGGGCTTGTTTTAAGTTGGTTAAAATTCCGATTGTTAAAATGGGTTCGCGGTCTTGGGATGGAAGATGTTACTTTTCACATGCTTATCCAAATTTTAACGCCATTTATTATTTATTTAGCGGCAGAGAAATTACACGTTTCAGGAATTTTAGCGGTAGTTGCAGCCGGGATTATGCATTCAATGGAACAAAAGAAAATGGATCCACAATTAGTTAAATTAAATGTTGTTTCGCAAAGTACTTGGTCGGTTATTATTTTTGTTTTAAATGGCTTAGTGTTTTTACTGCTTGGTACGCAACTTCCTGCGATTACCGAGGTAGTATGGAATGATTCCGGTAGTAGCAATTTACAAGTAATCGCTTATATACTTTCTATCACAGCAGCCTTGATTTTACTGCGCTTCTTATGGGTTTACATATCATGGAGCATTGGCGCAAAACAAAGGCAAAAACAGAATAAAAAGACACAGCTACCTAAGTTTAGACCAGTTGTGCTCACATCGCTTTCTGGTGTTCGCGGGGCAGTTACGCTTGCCAGTGCGCTCGCAATTCCGTTTTTCTTAGATGACGGATCACTATTTCCGCAGCGCTCACTGATTATCTTTATAGCGTCAGGTGTTATTCTGTGTACGCTAGTTATTGCGACGTTTATCTTACCGTTACTAGCAAAAAGTGAAGAAGTGACAACGGAAGATGAACGAGCTGAAATTGCGACACGGATTCGGATACTTCGAAATGTCATTAGAGAATTGAAAGAACAGACTTTACCAGAAACGAAAGCCGCAACAGATGAAGTAATTGAAGACTACCGCAGACGGATTTATGATTTACAGCAAAATAATATTTCGAATCGAGGCATGGATGAAAGAGAACGGGCGAAACGATTAGAAATTATCCAGTGGGAACGTGAAAACACCCAAAAAATGACCGATGAAGGACGCATTGTTGCTACAGATAGCTATCGTTATCAACACTATCTTAATATGATGGAACAAGCGATTAAACAGCGCTTCCGAACAAAAATAAAAACAGCGTGGATGTTCCTTTATCGTCTAATAATGCTTGTCATTCATCCGAAAAAATGGCGTAGAATCACCCATAAAATGAAAAAAGGTATTTCTAAAGATAGCGAACGATTCCAAGCAATTCGCCAACTACGAGAAGAAAATGAAATACTCATTATTTCTAAACTCAAAGAACAATTAACGAAAGAAAATGCTGATATAATTGGACCATTAATTACCGAACACACTATTTTCTTAGAACGCGTGAGAAAAGAACACAGTCCAAGAGGTAAGCGAGCAAAATTCGAACAGAAAAAACGCGAAGTCCAAGTAGTGGCTTTCCAATTAGAACGAGATATTATTCAGAATATGTTTGAAAAAGGCGGGATCTCAAGGGAATTAGCCCGGGACTTACGCCAAAATCTCAACATGATTGAAACGTATTTATATGATGACTTTTTAGAATAA
- a CDS encoding helix-turn-helix domain-containing protein, with protein MDIGKRIKNLRLSKNLTQEELGERTDLTKGYISQLERDLSSPSIETLFAILEVLGSTPKDFFDEEEHNQKVIYGELEHTFFEDEEKGYRIKWLVPESNEKEMEPVLLEIEANSCFKSFEPSLSETFAYVLKGEVTVLLGRNEYVAKKGEAIYFHAADEHQIINRSTEQATLILVATESYL; from the coding sequence ATGGATATTGGCAAACGCATAAAAAATCTTAGGCTCAGTAAGAATTTGACACAAGAAGAATTAGGCGAACGAACGGATTTGACGAAGGGATATATTTCTCAACTAGAGCGAGATTTAAGTTCTCCTTCCATTGAAACGTTATTTGCTATTTTGGAAGTGTTAGGTTCTACTCCGAAAGATTTCTTTGATGAAGAAGAACATAATCAAAAAGTAATATACGGAGAACTAGAGCATACTTTCTTTGAAGATGAAGAAAAAGGTTACAGAATTAAGTGGCTTGTTCCAGAATCAAATGAAAAAGAAATGGAACCCGTTCTACTTGAAATAGAAGCAAACAGTTGTTTTAAAAGCTTTGAACCATCACTTTCAGAAACTTTTGCTTACGTGCTAAAAGGGGAAGTGACCGTGCTGCTTGGTCGAAATGAGTATGTGGCTAAAAAAGGAGAAGCAATTTATTTCCACGCCGCAGATGAACATCAAATTATTAATCGATCAACGGAACAAGCGACACTCATCTTAGTTGCGACAGAGTCATATTTATAA
- a CDS encoding ABC transporter ATP-binding protein → MTETIIRFENVTKQFDNDPPVLDNVSFEIEKGKFYTLLGPSGCGKTTILRLIAGFLEASEGQIYLGDKVINQIPANKRPVNTVFQDYALFPHLNVYENVAFGLRIKKLKKDAIDKKVQEALRFVNLKGYEKREISEMSGGQRQRVAIARAIVNEPEVILLDEPLSALDLKLRTEMQYELRDLQKRLGITFIFVTHDQEEALAMSDEIFVLNKGEIQQSGTPIDIYDEPINKFVADFIGESNIVNGKMIQDFEVEFVERRFECVDQGFRPNEVVEVVIRPEDLEITSAEKGKLQVTVDWMLFRGVHYEVGCIDIDGNEWLVHTTRKVRVGDKIGLAFEPEAIHVMRLGETEEEFDKRLDSYDEV, encoded by the coding sequence GTGACAGAAACAATTATTCGTTTTGAAAATGTAACAAAACAATTTGATAATGATCCACCAGTGCTTGACAATGTCAGCTTTGAAATAGAAAAAGGGAAGTTTTATACTTTGCTTGGCCCATCTGGTTGCGGGAAAACAACCATTTTGCGCTTAATTGCCGGATTTTTAGAAGCTTCAGAAGGACAAATTTACTTAGGGGATAAGGTAATTAACCAAATTCCAGCCAATAAACGTCCTGTAAATACCGTTTTCCAAGATTATGCGTTATTTCCACATTTAAACGTGTATGAAAATGTGGCTTTTGGCCTGCGTATTAAAAAGCTAAAAAAAGACGCAATCGATAAAAAAGTACAAGAAGCACTGCGCTTTGTTAACTTAAAAGGCTATGAAAAAAGAGAAATTAGCGAAATGTCTGGCGGACAAAGACAACGTGTCGCAATCGCGCGGGCAATCGTCAATGAACCAGAAGTTATTTTGCTTGATGAACCACTGTCAGCGCTTGATTTAAAGCTACGTACCGAAATGCAATATGAGTTGCGCGATTTGCAAAAACGGCTTGGGATTACGTTTATTTTTGTGACACATGACCAAGAAGAAGCACTTGCGATGAGCGATGAAATTTTTGTATTAAATAAAGGCGAAATTCAACAAAGCGGTACGCCGATTGATATTTACGACGAGCCGATTAATAAGTTCGTTGCTGATTTTATTGGAGAATCCAACATTGTTAATGGCAAAATGATACAAGATTTCGAAGTGGAATTTGTGGAAAGACGTTTTGAATGTGTCGACCAAGGTTTCCGTCCAAATGAAGTCGTTGAAGTAGTTATTCGTCCGGAAGATCTAGAGATTACTTCGGCTGAAAAAGGAAAACTTCAAGTAACCGTTGATTGGATGCTATTCCGCGGTGTTCATTATGAAGTTGGTTGTATTGATATTGATGGAAATGAATGGCTTGTTCACACAACGAGAAAAGTTCGTGTGGGTGATAAGATTGGCTTAGCGTTTGAACCAGAGGCAATTCATGTTATGCGTCTTGGGGAAACGGAGGAAGAATTCGATAAGCGGCTTGATAGCTACGATGAGGTGTAG
- a CDS encoding ABC transporter permease, with amino-acid sequence MNRRTRTVYLVPYVLWILLFVVAPILLIVYYSFFDVDGNFTVDNYIHFFTPVYLKMTASSFWYAFLITVFTLLISYPTAYLLTKLKHKQLWLLLIILPTWINLLLKAYAFIGIFGTYGAANQFLEILGIGSKQILFTDFSFLFVSTYIFIPFMILPIFNAIEEINPTLIQASRDLGASSMTTFRRVIFPLTADGVKSGCQAVFIPALSLFMITRLIAGNRVITLGTAIEEHFLVTQDWGMGSTIGVFLIIAMILIMFLTGSKKKRGARK; translated from the coding sequence ATGAATAGACGCACTCGTACAGTTTATCTTGTTCCTTATGTTCTTTGGATTTTACTTTTTGTTGTTGCACCGATTTTATTAATTGTTTATTATTCTTTTTTTGATGTAGATGGCAATTTTACTGTAGATAATTATATTCATTTTTTCACCCCTGTCTATTTAAAAATGACGGCGAGTTCGTTCTGGTATGCGTTTTTAATTACGGTTTTCACACTGCTGATTTCCTATCCAACTGCATACTTATTAACGAAACTAAAACATAAACAATTGTGGTTGCTACTCATTATTTTACCGACTTGGATCAATTTGCTGCTTAAAGCGTATGCCTTTATTGGGATTTTTGGAACGTACGGGGCGGCGAATCAATTTTTGGAAATACTTGGAATTGGCTCGAAACAGATTTTATTTACGGATTTTAGTTTCTTATTTGTATCGACCTATATTTTTATTCCGTTTATGATATTACCGATTTTTAATGCAATTGAGGAAATTAACCCAACGTTGATTCAAGCGTCACGCGATTTAGGCGCATCGAGTATGACGACATTTAGACGGGTGATTTTTCCACTCACTGCTGACGGCGTGAAATCTGGGTGCCAGGCTGTTTTTATTCCAGCGCTATCACTCTTTATGATTACGCGATTAATTGCAGGGAACCGTGTCATTACGCTCGGAACAGCGATTGAAGAACATTTCCTAGTAACGCAAGACTGGGGAATGGGTTCGACAATTGGCGTATTTTTAATTATTGCGATGATTTTAATTATGTTCCTAACTGGTTCGAAAAAGAAAAGAGGTGCGCGTAAATGA